A stretch of Stenotrophomonas indicatrix DNA encodes these proteins:
- a CDS encoding autotransporter assembly complex protein TamA, translating into MLCRMQPTKYALPLMVLSLCATSVAHARGTIDKVDIKGLDKGDDAAIIENIQESLSLFDTIGKEQGESRLEYLLSQAERQTRQALEPFGYYNPVIKVEAPRQDEHVTVLIHVDKGQPVLVRREHIDITGPAMYDQYLQDDLAAFKPRKGQRFEHTQYEASKITVTRRLAERGYFDADYTQRQVQITRADNAADIDLTWDSGRRYNMGPVTFEQNYFDDKLFDPLVYWDQGSYFHEGKLDRLRESLTKLDYFSVIDIQPRPDQADENGEVPVDVKLTRAKRSIYSYGLSYGSESGAGVRGGLERRYLNSRGHKMNTQLDYAQKRKSLITSYRIPAFNWLDGWYTFAASAYDEQTDYIDLRNFKLIASRSGEINENWTAIASINALRERWRYASGTEFTDAVYNTSTLVYPQIVADYVKVDDELFPRSGISGTATVRAGVEGVGSDTSFVQANAVLRWYIPVGPTNRLILRGEGGTTWTSDLVAMPPSLRYFAGGDRSIRGYAYREVGPRTPKPDKYALGAKHLVVGSAEYEHYFNGGPWGAAVFVDTGSAFDTDIDLHTGVGFGVRWKSPVGPVRVDIAHGLNNPDSQFQLYLNIGADL; encoded by the coding sequence ATGCTGTGCCGCATGCAGCCAACGAAATACGCCCTGCCGCTGATGGTCCTCTCGCTTTGCGCCACCTCCGTGGCCCATGCGCGCGGCACCATCGACAAGGTGGACATCAAGGGATTGGACAAGGGCGACGACGCCGCGATCATCGAGAACATCCAGGAATCGCTGTCGTTGTTCGACACGATCGGCAAGGAGCAGGGCGAGTCGCGCCTGGAATACCTGCTGTCACAGGCCGAGCGGCAGACCCGCCAGGCGCTGGAACCGTTCGGGTACTACAACCCGGTGATCAAGGTCGAGGCGCCACGCCAGGACGAGCACGTCACCGTGCTGATCCATGTCGACAAGGGCCAGCCGGTGCTGGTGCGCCGCGAGCATATCGATATCACCGGCCCTGCGATGTACGACCAGTACCTGCAGGACGACCTGGCCGCGTTCAAGCCGCGCAAGGGCCAGCGCTTCGAACACACCCAGTACGAAGCCAGCAAGATCACCGTGACCCGGCGCCTGGCCGAGCGCGGCTACTTCGACGCCGACTACACCCAGCGCCAGGTGCAGATCACCCGCGCGGACAACGCTGCCGACATCGACCTGACCTGGGACAGCGGCCGCCGCTACAACATGGGCCCGGTGACCTTCGAGCAGAACTATTTCGACGACAAGCTGTTCGACCCGCTGGTGTACTGGGACCAGGGCAGCTACTTCCACGAAGGCAAGCTGGACCGCCTGCGCGAGTCGCTGACCAAGCTCGATTACTTCAGCGTGATCGACATCCAGCCGCGCCCGGACCAGGCCGATGAGAACGGCGAGGTGCCGGTTGATGTGAAGCTGACGCGGGCCAAGCGCAGCATCTATTCCTACGGCCTGAGCTACGGCAGCGAAAGTGGCGCCGGTGTGCGTGGTGGCCTTGAACGGCGCTACCTGAACAGCCGCGGCCACAAGATGAACACCCAGCTGGACTATGCGCAGAAGCGCAAGAGCCTGATCACCAGCTACCGCATTCCCGCATTCAACTGGCTGGATGGCTGGTACACCTTCGCCGCCAGTGCCTATGACGAACAGACTGACTACATCGATCTGCGCAACTTCAAGCTGATCGCCAGCCGCAGCGGCGAGATCAACGAGAACTGGACCGCCATCGCTTCGATCAACGCGCTGCGTGAGCGCTGGCGCTATGCCTCGGGCACCGAGTTCACCGATGCGGTCTACAACACGTCCACGCTGGTCTACCCGCAGATCGTGGCCGACTACGTGAAGGTGGACGACGAGCTGTTCCCGCGCAGCGGCATCAGTGGCACCGCGACGGTGCGTGCCGGCGTCGAAGGCGTCGGATCGGACACCAGCTTCGTGCAGGCCAATGCCGTGCTGCGCTGGTACATCCCGGTGGGGCCGACCAATCGCCTGATCCTGCGCGGCGAAGGCGGCACCACCTGGACCAGCGACCTGGTGGCGATGCCGCCCAGCCTGCGCTACTTCGCCGGTGGCGACCGCAGCATCCGCGGCTATGCCTACCGTGAGGTCGGCCCGCGCACGCCGAAGCCGGACAAGTACGCGCTTGGTGCCAAGCACCTGGTGGTCGGCTCGGCCGAGTACGAGCATTACTTCAATGGCGGTCCGTGGGGTGCAGCGGTGTTCGTCGACACCGGCAGCGCCTTCGATACCGACATCGACCTGCACACCGGCGTCGGCTTCGGCGTGCGCTGGAAATCGCCGGTGGGCCCGGTGCGGGTCGATATCGCTCACGGTCTGAACAACCCTGATTCGCAGTTCCAGCTGTACCTCAACATCGGAGCGGACCTGTGA
- the glyS gene encoding glycine--tRNA ligase subunit beta → MSHLSPLLIELGTEELPVKALPGLAQAFFDGVVDGLRKRGVELELGDARPLSTPRRLAVLLPGVGLEQPEQHSEVLGPYLNIALDAEGQPTKALQGFAAKAGIDWTALEKTTDNKGERFVHRAVTPGARTAALLPEILREAIAGMPIPKPMRWGDHSWGFARPVHWLVLLHGGDVVEAELFGLKADRMSRGHRFLHDKTVWLTQPQDYVESLRAAFVLVDPAERRQRIVAEVEAAAATAGGSARITEDNLEQVVNLVEWPSAVLCSFERAFLAVPQEALIETMEINQKFFPVLDDGGKLTEKFIGIANIESKDVAEVAKGYERVIRPRFADAKFFFDEDLKQGLQAMGEGLKTVTYQAKLGSVADKVARVVALAEVIAPQVGADPLLAKRAAQLAKNDLQSRMVNEFPELQGIAGRHYAVAGGESPEVALAIDEAYQPRFGGDDIALSPLGKVLAIAERVDTLAGGFAAGLKPTGNKDPFALRRNALGLARTIIESGFELDLRALLASANAGLAARNVQADVAELYDFILDRLKGYYSDKGVPASHFNAVAELKPASLYDFDRRLDAIGIFAALPEAEALAAANKRIRNILRKAEGDIPGQIDAALLQEDAERALAEAVTAAIDDTGASLHQKDYVAVLARLARLRPQVDAFFDGVMVNAEDPALRGNRLALLTMLGERLGKVAAIEHLSS, encoded by the coding sequence ATGAGCCACTTGTCTCCCCTGCTGATTGAACTGGGCACCGAAGAGTTGCCGGTCAAGGCACTGCCGGGCCTGGCCCAGGCCTTCTTCGACGGTGTTGTCGACGGCCTGCGCAAGCGCGGTGTGGAACTGGAGCTGGGCGATGCACGCCCGCTGTCGACCCCGCGCCGCCTGGCCGTGCTGCTGCCGGGCGTTGGCCTGGAGCAGCCGGAACAGCACAGCGAAGTGCTGGGCCCGTACCTGAACATCGCGCTGGACGCCGAAGGCCAGCCGACCAAGGCGCTGCAGGGGTTCGCGGCCAAGGCCGGGATCGACTGGACCGCGCTGGAAAAGACCACCGACAACAAGGGTGAGCGCTTCGTGCACCGTGCGGTGACCCCGGGCGCGCGCACTGCTGCGCTGCTGCCGGAGATCCTGCGCGAGGCCATCGCCGGCATGCCCATTCCCAAGCCGATGCGCTGGGGCGACCACAGCTGGGGCTTCGCGCGCCCGGTGCACTGGCTGGTGCTGCTGCACGGCGGTGACGTGGTCGAGGCCGAACTGTTCGGCCTGAAGGCCGACCGCATGAGCCGCGGCCACCGCTTCCTGCACGACAAGACCGTGTGGCTGACCCAGCCGCAGGACTATGTGGAATCGCTGCGCGCCGCCTTCGTGCTGGTTGACCCGGCAGAGCGTCGCCAGCGCATCGTCGCCGAGGTGGAAGCCGCTGCAGCCACCGCCGGTGGCAGCGCACGCATCACCGAGGACAACCTGGAGCAGGTGGTGAACCTGGTCGAGTGGCCGTCGGCGGTGCTGTGCAGCTTCGAGCGCGCGTTCCTGGCGGTGCCGCAGGAAGCGCTGATCGAGACGATGGAGATCAACCAGAAGTTCTTCCCGGTGCTGGATGACGGCGGCAAGCTGACCGAGAAGTTCATCGGCATCGCCAACATCGAGTCCAAGGACGTGGCCGAAGTGGCCAAGGGCTACGAGCGGGTGATCCGCCCGCGCTTCGCCGATGCCAAGTTCTTCTTCGACGAAGACCTGAAGCAGGGCCTGCAGGCGATGGGCGAGGGCCTGAAGACGGTGACCTACCAGGCCAAGCTGGGCAGCGTGGCCGACAAGGTCGCGCGCGTGGTGGCGCTGGCCGAAGTGATTGCGCCGCAGGTCGGCGCCGATCCGCTGCTGGCCAAGCGTGCCGCGCAGCTGGCCAAGAACGACCTGCAGTCGCGCATGGTCAATGAGTTCCCGGAACTGCAGGGCATCGCCGGCCGCCACTACGCGGTGGCCGGTGGCGAGTCGCCGGAGGTGGCGCTGGCCATCGACGAGGCCTACCAGCCGCGCTTCGGTGGTGATGACATCGCGCTGTCGCCGCTGGGCAAGGTGCTGGCGATCGCCGAGCGCGTGGACACCCTGGCCGGCGGTTTCGCCGCGGGCCTGAAGCCGACTGGCAACAAGGACCCGTTCGCCCTGCGCCGCAACGCGCTGGGCCTGGCCCGCACGATCATCGAAAGCGGCTTCGAGCTGGACCTGCGCGCGCTGCTGGCCAGCGCCAACGCCGGGCTGGCCGCGCGCAACGTGCAGGCCGACGTGGCCGAGCTGTACGACTTCATCCTCGACCGCCTGAAGGGCTATTACAGCGACAAGGGCGTGCCGGCCAGCCACTTCAACGCGGTGGCCGAGCTGAAGCCGGCCTCGCTGTACGACTTCGACCGCCGCCTGGACGCGATCGGGATCTTCGCGGCGCTGCCGGAAGCCGAGGCGCTGGCCGCGGCCAACAAGCGCATCCGCAACATCCTGCGCAAGGCCGAAGGCGATATTCCGGGCCAGATCGATGCGGCCCTGCTGCAGGAAGATGCCGAGCGCGCGCTGGCCGAAGCTGTGACTGCCGCCATCGACGATACCGGCGCCAGCCTGCACCAGAAGGACTATGTGGCCGTGTTGGCGCGCCTGGCCCGCCTGCGTCCGCAGGTCGATGCGTTCTTCGACGGGGTGATGGTCAATGCCGAGGATCCGGCACTGCGTGGCAACCGCCTGGCGCTGCTGACTATGCTGGGCGAGCGCCTGGGCAAGGTCGCGGCGATCGAGCACCTGTCCAGCTGA
- the glyQ gene encoding glycine--tRNA ligase subunit alpha — protein MSATPTVPITFQGLIQTLNQFWAQQGCVLIQPLDLEVGAGTFHPATFLRAIGPETWNAAYVQPSRRPTDGRYGENPNRLQRYYQYQVAMKPAPDNIQQLYLDSLKAVGIDPLVHDLRFVEDNWESPTLGAWGLGWEVWLNGMEVTQFTYFQQAGGLECRPVLGEITYGLERLCMYLQNCDNVYDLVWTYGPDGQPVTYGDVYHQNEVEQSTYNFEYADVEEMFHRFDACEREAQKLVEVNLPLPAYEQVMKASHTFNLLDARRAISVTERQRYILRVRALAQAVAKAYYEQREKLGFPGAKKA, from the coding sequence ATGTCCGCGACCCCGACCGTTCCGATCACCTTCCAGGGCCTGATCCAGACCCTGAACCAGTTCTGGGCCCAGCAGGGCTGCGTGCTCATCCAGCCGCTCGACCTGGAGGTGGGCGCCGGTACGTTCCACCCGGCCACCTTCCTGCGTGCGATCGGTCCGGAAACCTGGAACGCGGCCTACGTGCAGCCGTCGCGGCGCCCGACCGATGGCCGCTACGGCGAGAACCCGAACCGCCTGCAGCGCTACTACCAGTACCAGGTGGCGATGAAGCCGGCACCGGACAACATCCAGCAGCTGTACCTGGATTCGCTGAAGGCGGTGGGCATCGATCCGCTGGTGCACGACCTGCGTTTTGTCGAGGACAACTGGGAATCGCCGACCCTGGGCGCCTGGGGCCTGGGCTGGGAAGTCTGGCTCAACGGCATGGAGGTGACCCAGTTCACCTACTTCCAGCAGGCCGGTGGCCTGGAGTGCCGGCCGGTGCTGGGCGAGATCACCTACGGTCTCGAGCGCCTGTGCATGTACCTGCAGAACTGCGACAACGTCTACGACCTGGTCTGGACCTACGGCCCGGATGGGCAGCCGGTGACCTACGGCGACGTCTACCACCAGAACGAGGTGGAGCAGAGCACCTACAACTTCGAATATGCCGACGTGGAAGAAATGTTCCACCGCTTCGATGCCTGCGAGCGCGAAGCGCAGAAGCTGGTGGAAGTGAACCTGCCGCTGCCGGCCTACGAACAGGTGATGAAGGCCAGCCACACCTTCAACCTGCTCGATGCGCGCCGCGCGATCAGCGTGACCGAACGCCAGCGCTACATCCTGCGCGTGCGCGCGCTGGCCCAGGCGGTGGCCAAGGCCTACTACGAGCAGCGCGAGAAGCTGGGCTTCCCGGGCGCGAAGAAGGCCTGA